In the genome of Kluyveromyces marxianus DMKU3-1042 DNA, complete genome, chromosome 1, one region contains:
- the PBN1 gene encoding Pbn1p, translated as MSLIGFDSEGVVAKKRRVTVLFPKDGQDIPERVLREDGTLILDGHSGEVQDRVTLQIERSNGTAASSQHFRVTWKRNAGVDVTPLKGQLAQGFNVFVEKKQNNDNIRSRFIDTPLGSFFHSGKFDNSVLDEFLPKSFNNLLFNYSSSHDIDLYVKDNTVEVNIYHNLSETEHLNVDDSESGIVKTEAGFFHVDTQDDVDISLSGLRCTFEMGSGKLNKCQKTLLFYKPIHLDKSSNVNVTINVLEPINLHPVIQIDLSSFRPIHNCEYYAYLNLPKQLFVDKFQSSPVFLFGEQDLELPEYKLSGYGSTSLFTLKPGELNDIPLHSRYIKPEADASEYFVASFAPHVFYACDGNQGLEKGNPFYQNDLRYDSFFTPDTKFYHLNSTSLAVSIPKLNSDNNLSIHIITLSVVVLSFLYLIRRLFK; from the coding sequence atgagCTTAATTGGATTCGATTCCGAAGGTGTAGTagccaaaaaaagaagggttACGGTTCTATTCCCAAAAGACGGGCAAGACATACCTGAACGGGTATTGAGAGAGGATGGTACATTGATACTAGATGGGCACTCAGGAGAGGTGCAAGACCGAGTGACGTTACAAATAGAACGGTCTAACGGGACTGCAGCGAGTTCGCAGCATTTTAGGGTCACGTGGAAAAGGAATGCTGGCGTAGATGTGACACCATTGAAAGGGCAATTAGCGCAAGGTTTTAATGTATTCGtggaaaagaagcagaacaACGATAATATACGGTCTAGGTTCATTGATACTCCTTTGGGAAGCTTTTTCCATAGCGGTAAGTTTGACAATTCTGTGTTGGACGAATTTTTGCCTAAATCATTTAATAACTTGTTGTTCAACTACTCTTCATCGCATGATATTGACTTGTATGTGAAGGATAATACTGTTGAGGTCAATATATATCATAATCTTTCGGAAACTGAACATTTGAATGTTGATGACTCTGAGTCAGGGATTGTAAAGACGGAAGCTGGCTTCTTCCACGTTGACACACAAGACGATGTTGATATTAGTTTGTCCGGTTTGAGATGTACCTTTGAAATGGGTTCAGGTAAATTGAACAAGTGCCAAAAAACTTTGCTATTCTACAAACCCATCCATTTAGATAAATCTTCTAACGTCAATGTTACTATAAACGTTTTAGAGCCCATCAATTTGCATCCTGTTATTCAAATAGATTTATCTTCATTTCGTCCTATTCACAACTGTGAATACTACGCATATCTTAACCTACCAAAACAACTCTTTGTCGATAAATTCCAATCTTCTCCTGTTTTTCTGTTTGGGGAACAAGATTTGGAACTGCCCGAATACAAATTATCTGGCTATGGCTCTACCAGCCTTTTTACGTTGAAGCCTGGTGAATTGAATGATATTCCTTTGCATTCAAGATATATTAAACCTGAAGCTGATGCTTCTGAGTATTTTGTTGCTTCATTTGCACCACATGTATTTTATGCGTGTGACGGAAATCAAGGCTTAGAAAAGGGAAATCCATTTTACCAAAACGATTTGAGATATGATAGCTTTTTCACGCCAGATACTAAATTTTATCACTTGAATTCTACATCTTTAGCAGTATCGATACCAAAACTGAATTCTGACAATAATTTAAGTATACATATCATTACGTTGAGCGTTGTGGTATTGTCGTTTCTCTATCTTATTCGCAGATTGTTTAAATAG
- the APA2 gene encoding 5',5'''-P-1,P-4-tetraphosphate phosphorylase 2: MLPNNLREIVESTYKKAVDDGHIKFTESSSKKVKDPETGMTYQVTYAPSLQHKPEREPESEESKDKVKEDPFAKPEPELTVLDNCLDDYRLVLNKYPVTPNHLILVTKEYLLQTSPLSPKDLLATYKLLDQLDDEDEMLRHLAFYNCGPDSGSSQDHKHLQILPLPYKFVPFQDKICSGKEHFIPNAKTEPLQDSKVSFAHYVVPLPQDPSAVDEELLAMTFVSLLQRTLSSFQDWEGTRETAGKPVIPAYNVLMTKEWLCLVPRSKAFASEPSRIGFNATGYAGLVLVKWEESWDAVNKDPTLLNKLLLECAFPSTAGIKPTEYHY, from the coding sequence ATGCTACCTAATAATTTGAGGGAGATTGTGGAATCTACTTACAAGAAGGCAGTTGATGATGGACATATCAAGTTTACCGAGTCATCTTCTAAAAAAGTGAAAGATCCGGAGACTGGAATGACATACCAAGTGACATATGCGCCATCGTTACAGCATAAGCCTGAGAGGGAGCCAGAAAGCGAAGAATCTAAGGATAAAGTTAAGGAGGATCCATTTGCTAAACCAGAACCTGAATTGACTGTCTTGGACAATTGTTTGGACGATTATAGACTAGTACTCAACAAATACCCAGTTACACCAAACCATTTGATTTTAGTTACTAAGGAGTATCTTTTACAGACATCTCCTTTGAGTCCAAAGGACTTGCTAGCCACTTATAAACTATTGGACCAATTGgacgatgaggatgaaATGTTAAGACATCTAGCATTTTACAATTGTGGTCCAGACAGTGGATCATCCCAAGACCATAAACACCTCCAAATCTTGCCTTTGCCTTATAAATTTGTCCCATTCCAGGACAAGATCTGCAGTGGCAAGGAACACTTCATTCCTAATGCAAAGACTGAACCACTACAGGATTCAAAGGTCTCCTTTGCACACTATGTGGTTCCATTGCCACAGGACCCTTCCGCAGTAGACGAAGAGTTACTAGCTATGACCTTCGTCTCATTGCTCCAAAGAACTCTATCGTCCTTCCAAGACTGGGAAGGTACACGTGAAACTGCAGGTAAGCCTGTCATTCCGGCATACAACGTGTTGATGACCAAGGAATGGCTATGTTTAGTGCCTAGATCTAAGGCTTTTGCCTCTGAACCTTCCAGGATTGGGTTCAATGCAACTGGATATGCAGGTTTGGTCTTAGTAAAATGGGAAGAATCGTGGGATGCTGTTAACAAAGACCCAACATTGTTAAACAAGTTGCTGCTGGAATGTGCTTTCCCAAGTACTGCAGGCATCAAACCAACGGAATACCACTACTAA
- the QCR7 gene encoding ubiquinol--cytochrome-c reductase subunit 7, whose protein sequence is MPQTFTSIVKIGDYILKTPALAKVVVPIAHQFINLSGYRKMGLRFDDLIEEENDIAQTALRRLPADESYARIYRIVNAHQLALTHHLLPKEKYLKAEDDVPYLTPYLLEAEAFAKEKEELDNLEVAK, encoded by the coding sequence atgccACAAACATTCACTTCTATTGTCAAGATCGGTGACTACATTCTAAAAACTCCAGCCCTAGCTAAGGTTGTCGTTCCAATCGCCCACCAATTCATCAACTTGTCCGGTTACAGAAAGATGGGTTTGAGATTCGATGACTTgatcgaagaagaaaatgacatTGCGCAAACTGCTTTGAGAAGATTACCAGCTGATGAATCTTACGCTAGAATTTACAGAATCGTTAACGCTCACCAACTTGCTTTGACACACCACTTGTTGCCAAAGGAAAAGTACTTGAAGGCTGAAGATGATGTCCCATACTTGACTCCATACTTGTTGGAAGCTGAAGCTTTCGCCAAGGAAAAGGAGGAATTGGACAACTTGGAAGTCGCCAAATAA
- the SPB1 gene encoding 27S pre-rRNA (guanosine2922-2'-O)-methyltransferase, which yields MGKKTQKKNSKGRLDKYYYLAKEKGYRARSSFKIIQINEKYGHFLEKSKVVIDLCAAPGSWCQVASNLCPVNSLIIGVDIVPMKPMPNVITFQSDITTEDCRSKLRGYMKTWKADTVLHDGAPNVGLSWAQDAFTQSHLTLQALKLAVENLVVGGTFVTKIFRSKDYNKLIWVFQQLFEKVEATKPPASRNVSAEIFVVCKNFKAPKKLDPRLLDPKEVFEELPDGPQNMEAKVFNPEKKVRKRGGYEEGDYLLYHETALMDFVKTEDPITMLGEFNKFLVDEDDHEWKIVKKLKQTTKEFLACIEDLKVLGKKDFKMILKWRKAARELLGLDQDEEKEEIEETPLTEEEQIEKELQNLQEKQRLAIKREKRKKNEMKQKEIVRMQLNMINPVDIGIEAAELGRESIFNLKSAEKTGILDKLAKGKRRMIFDKEELAEDNDIHIDENAPLEDRDELAEADELESQLDGMYRNYKERKAERDAKFRAKQAREAGEADNWEGFKETPSDEELEDGEKDYVNDDDDSELSDSDDDEAINQLIAKLKSRENGSKLSSKARALFSDSLFEGVEPDLPGTNGGVADSESVGDIKQLTKKRKLNPTEPQQQDSSSSSDDDSDFEIIPNNEEKEVDSDYDSEEEERRTNKEKHSKEIDIATVEAMTLAHQLALGHKTKHDLVEEGFNRYSFRDTENLPEWFIEEEKQHSKINKPITKEAAIAIKEKLKALNARPIKKVAEAKARKKHRAVARLEKLKKKAGLINDDSDKSEKDKAEEISKLMKKVTKKAKQRPKVTVVVASGKNRGLSGRPKGIKGKYKMVDGVLKNEQRALKRIAKKHHKKK from the coding sequence TGGTGTCAGGTTGCATCAAATCTATGTCCTGTCAATTCTTTGATTATTGGTGTTGATATTGTACCAATGAAACCAATGCCAAATGTCATTACCTTCCAGAGTGATATTACTACCGAAGATTGTAGATCTAAGTTGAGAGGTTACATGAAAACATGGAAAGCTGATACCGTTTTACATGATGGTGCTCCTAACGTCGGTTTAAGTTGGGCTCAAGATGCCTTCACACAATCTCATTTGACTTTGCAAGCTTTAAAACTAGCTGTCGAGAACTTAGTGGTTGGTGGTACTTTTGTTACTAAGATTTTCAGATCCAAGGATTACAATAAGTTAATTTGGGTTTTCCAACAACTATTCGAGAAAGTCGAAGCCACCAAACCTCCAGCCTCGAGAAATGTTTCGGCAGaaatttttgttgtttgtaAGAATTTCAAAGCTCCAAAGAAACTAGACCCTAGACTCTTGGACCCAAAGGAAgtgtttgaagaattacCAGATGGTCCTCAAAATATGGAAGCTAAGGTTTTCAACccagagaagaaagtgagGAAAAGAGGTGGTTATGAAGAAGGAGATTATCTATTATATCATGAAACTGCCTTGATGGATTTTGTAAAAACGGAAGATCCAATTACAATGCTTGGTGAATTTAACAAATTccttgttgatgaagatgatcaCGAATGGAAGATTGTGAAGAAACTAAAACAGACAACAAAGGAATTTTTGGCTTGTATCGAAGATTTGAAGGTTCTTGGTAAAAAAGATTTCAAGATGATTCTTAAGTGGAGAAAAGCTGCTAGAGAACTTCTTGGACTAGatcaagatgaagaaaaggaagagatCGAGGAGACTCCTTtgacagaagaagaacaaattgaaaaggaaCTACAGAACTTACAAGAGAAGCAAAGGTTAGCAATCAAACGtgagaagagaaagaagaacgaaatgaaacaaaaggaGATCGTTCGTATGCAATTAAATATGATCAACCCAGTTGATATTGGTATTGAAGCCGCTGAATTGGGTAGAGAATCAATTTTCAACTTGAAGTCTGCAGAGAAGACTGGTATCCTTGATAAGTTGGCTAAAGGTAAAAGGAGAATGATTTTCGACAAGGAAGAATTAGCTGAAGATAATGATATTCATATCGATGAAAATGCTCCTTTGGAAGATCGTGATGAACTTGCTGAAGCCGATGAGTTAGAATCCCAACTAGACGGTATGTACAGAAATTACAAAGAAAGGAAGGCCGAAAGAGATGCGAAGTTCAGAGCTAAACAAGCTCGTGAGGCTGGCGAGGCTGATAATTGGGAAGGTTTCAAAGAAACTCCatctgatgaagaattagaagatGGAGAAAAGGATTATGTCaatgacgacgatgattCCGAGCTTTCCGATTCGGATGACGATGAGGCTATCAATCAACTAATTGCAAAGCTAAAAAGCAGGGAGAACGGCAGCAAGCTAAGTTCAAAGGCAAGAGCATTATTCTCAGATTCATTGTTCGAAGGTGTGGAACCAGATCTACCTGGCACCAATGGTGGTGTTGCCGATTCAGAATCCGTAGGTGACATAAAACAATTGacgaagaaaagaaaactaaatCCAACTGaaccacaacaacaagacTCCTCCTCATCCTCTGATGATGATAGCGACTTCGAAATTATCCcaaataatgaagaaaaggaagtTGATTCAGATTACGATTccgaggaagaagaaagaagaacgaacaaagaaaagcattcaaaagaaatagaTATTGCTACAGTTGAAGCAATGACCCTTGCCCATCAGTTAGCTCTAGGTCATAAAACAAAGCATGATTTAGTGGAAGAAGGTTTCAATAGATATTCTTTCCGCGATACTGAGAACCTTCCGGAATGgtttattgaagaagagaagcaaCATTCGAAGATTAACAAGCCAATAACCAAGGAAGCTGCTATTGCCATCAAGGAGAAACTGAAAGCTCTCAATGCTAGACCTATCAAGAAAGTTGCTGAAGCAAAGGCTAGAAAGAAGCATCGCGCTGTTGCTCGTTTAGAAAagctaaagaaaaaggcagGTTTAATCAATGATGACAGTGATAAATCAGAAAAGGACAAGGCTGAAGAGATTTCgaaattgatgaagaaggtaaCTAAGAAGGCTAAGCAAAGACCAAAGGTCACAGTTGTTGTCGCAAGCGGCAAGAACAGGGGTCTCTCCGGAAGACCAAAGGGTATCAAGGGTAAATATAAGATGGTCGACGGTGTCTTAAAGAATGAACAAAGAGCTCTCAAACGTATTGCAAAGAAGCACCataagaagaaatga
- the LRE1 gene encoding uncharacterized protein has translation MLSVPTFPPDPTSGVAPLKSRGHRHKRSFAVSGDFDFLRKDPMIKGSNSINNDPPSRIDLNNLPSYSKHMPGNDPITIPVSLSEVGSMHHDELSFNSTANSMLNSQTAADQVFTSPRFFITEEPKFTGGFKDVPDAIINLDDALKTRPRSFKSHRRTESAPADLQLSFNLDRKLRLTEEQVAEEEEENYNTTIIQVEDASNSSSESLSGKNSPKLAPPSHPTLMSPLRARCPSPVTSRDSPSKLSGYNTLKINKQKERYYNYYTKQIPSNGSGSSTVGNQTSSMSISSESSISNRQLSTPNTPVSMNYGNSRKITPRTKPFKYETQVYDIRQDAQNGNMPRRSTVSTIESNDTSSSRHHNSSSLSSSSPFPPLTQDLLLGQPGDSVDLSHVDEINDEHITIIPPNSAERETPKHKSRLRYTKHSSSRSMSDQTRTLQVKSNPSSDLTIKERKHGKFNIISSLFSRPKR, from the coding sequence ATGCTATCAGTTCCAACTTTCCCGCCGGATCCCACTTCTGGGGTAGCACCTCTGAAGAGTAGGGGTCACAGACATAAGCGGTCGTTCGCTGTGTCAGGCGACTTTGATTTTTTGAGGAAGGATCCGATGATAAAAGGAAGTAACAGCATTAATAATGACCCCCCTTCACGAATAGACTTAAATAACCTTCCGAGTTACTCGAAGCATATGCCGGGAAACGATCCTATAACTATACCGGTATCACTATCGGAAGTGGGAAGTATGCATCACGATGAACTTTCGTTCAATTCAACAGCTAACTCAATGCTTAACAGCCAAACAGCAGCAGATCAGGTATTCACAAGTCCTCGGTTCTTTATTACTGAAGAACCTAAGTTCACCGGCGGATTCAAAGATGTTCCGGATGCTATTATAAATCTAGATGATGCTTTAAAGACGCGACCAAGGTCTTTCAAATCACACAGACGTACGGAATCGGCTCCGGCAGACCTCCAACTCTCCTTTAATCTTGATAGAAAGTTAAGGCTCACGGAAGAGCAAgttgctgaagaagaggaagaaaactACAATACTACCATAATCCAAGTAGAGGATGCAAGCAATTCGTCTTCTGAAAGTTTATCCGGGAAGAACTCCCCTAAACTGGCTCCACCAAGCCATCCTACGCTAATGTCGCCTTTAAGGGCTAGATGTCCTTCGCCAGTGACTTCTAGAGATTCACCAAGTAAGTTATCTGGTTATAACACTTTGaaaatcaacaaacaaaaggaaagatATTACAACTACTATACCAAGCAAATTCCTTCAAACGGGTCCGGATCAAGCACTGTTGGCAACCAGACCTCTTCCATGTCAATATCCTCGGAATCAAGTATTTCAAATAGACAACTGTCAACTCCAAATACTCCGGTATCCATGAACTACggaaattcaagaaaaatcacTCCTAGAACTAAGCCTTTCAAATACGAGACACAGGTGTACGATATTAGACAGGATGCTCAAAATGGGAATATGCCAAGAAGGTCTACTGTAAGCACGATCGAATCTAACGACACCAGTTCTAGTCGGCATCATAACTCTAGTTCACTTTCATCATCTAGTCCATTTCCACCGCTCACACAAGACCTGCTTCTGGGACAACCAGGTGATTCAGTGGATTTATCACATGTGGATGAAATCAATGATGAACATATCACGATTATTCCTCCAAACTCAGCTGAGCGCGAAACTCCCAAACATAAGAGTAGATTAAGATATACCAAACATTCTTCCAGTCGTAGTATGAGTGATCAGACACGAACTCTTCAGGTAAAATCAAATCCTTCATCAGATCTAACTAtcaaggaaagaaaacatggaAAATTCAATATAATATCCTCTTTATTTTCAAGACCAAAACGATGA